One genomic region from Bacillaceae bacterium S4-13-56 encodes:
- a CDS encoding DUF350 domain-containing protein, with product MDGFWENPYIETAASYSVVVLCTVLFLAIFEIVTKYNNWEEIKRGNLSVAMATGGKLFGITNVFRFSIQHNDTLLESIGWGAFGFLLLLIAYFIFEFLTPDFKIDDEIQKDNRAVGLISLVISVGLSFVIGANIDN from the coding sequence ATGGATGGTTTCTGGGAAAATCCTTATATTGAAACAGCCGCAAGTTATAGCGTTGTTGTATTGTGTACTGTTCTTTTTTTGGCGATCTTTGAAATTGTAACAAAATATAACAACTGGGAAGAAATTAAGAGGGGGAATCTTTCTGTAGCTATGGCTACAGGAGGAAAATTATTTGGAATAACAAATGTGTTTCGCTTTTCTATCCAACATAACGATACTTTATTAGAAAGTATCGGCTGGGGGGCCTTTGGTTTTCTGCTTCTTCTCATTGCTTATTTTATATTTGAATTTCTAACGCCAGATTTTAAAATCGATGATGAGATTCAAAAAGATAATCGAGCCGTAGGATTAATTTCTCTTGTTATTTCAGTCGGTCTATCCTTTGTTATAGGCGCTAACATTGATAATTGA
- a CDS encoding CvpA family protein, with the protein MIDLILLLILIFGVFTGLKRGFILQLFHLTSFIIAFIVAVVYYDRVAPVLEMWIPYPSFNEGSWALFLDSLPLEYAFYNGIAFFAIFFVVKIFLHIIASMIDFIAHFPILRQANGLLGGILGFIETYFLLFIFLYLVALLPVGFIQDIMKDSSIAKFMIEHTPVVSKEIKSLWFEQVSGFFDERGPTSL; encoded by the coding sequence ATGATTGATTTAATCCTACTACTTATATTAATCTTTGGTGTTTTTACTGGGCTTAAACGCGGCTTCATTTTGCAACTATTCCACCTTACAAGTTTTATAATAGCTTTTATCGTAGCAGTAGTTTATTATGACCGCGTTGCACCTGTTTTAGAAATGTGGATTCCATACCCTTCTTTTAATGAAGGTTCATGGGCACTCTTTTTAGATAGTCTTCCGTTAGAGTACGCCTTTTATAATGGCATTGCTTTTTTTGCTATTTTTTTCGTTGTGAAAATATTTCTTCACATTATAGCTTCTATGATAGATTTTATTGCTCATTTTCCTATTCTTAGACAAGCAAATGGATTATTAGGTGGAATTTTAGGATTCATCGAAACTTATTTTCTTCTATTTATTTTCCTATATCTTGTCGCACTATTACCAGTTGGATTTATCCAAGATATCATGAAGGATTCTAGCATTGCAAAATTTATGATTGAACATACTCCAGTCGTATCTAAAGAGATAAAATCGTTATGGTTTGAACAAGTAAGTGGTTTCTTTGATGAGCGTGGCCCAACTTCTCTGTAA
- the zapA gene encoding cell division protein ZapA, producing the protein MANSEKTRITVEIHNNRYTVVGDESAHHVRMVASLVDDKMHQIQEANPSLDTAKLAVLTAVNTMSDYMKLKEAYQQLLESKQKDEEK; encoded by the coding sequence GTGGCGAATTCTGAAAAAACTAGAATTACTGTTGAAATACATAATAATCGCTATACGGTTGTGGGGGACGAATCAGCTCACCACGTTCGCATGGTTGCCAGTTTGGTAGATGATAAGATGCATCAAATCCAAGAAGCCAACCCTAGCTTGGATACTGCAAAATTAGCTGTTTTAACGGCTGTTAATACAATGAGTGATTATATGAAATTAAAAGAAGCCTATCAACAATTATTAGAATCAAAACAGAAAGATGAGGAAAAATAA
- the pheT gene encoding phenylalanine--tRNA ligase subunit beta codes for MFVSLNWLKRYVDIGNIQPEELAERITKTGIEVESVERIAGHIDHLVVGHVVSCEQHPNADKLKLCKVDVGEETLQIICGAPNVAQGQKVAVAKAGAKLPGGLKIKKAKLRGEESNGMICSMQELGVDAKYVPEKYKEGIFVFPKDTEVGADASDLLNLDDVIIELGLTPNRADAMSMLGVAYEVAAILDTDVKIPEITYQETTEKASDYIDVEVADREANPYYGAFIIKNVKIGESPLWIRNSLIAAGIRPINNVVDITNYVLLEYGQPLHAFDYDRFGSKKVLVRRANEQEKIVTLDDETRTLSKDHLVITNSEVPVAIAGVMGGADSEVQEDTTTVLLEAALFRPQVIRQGSKDHQLRSEASSRYEKGIDKARVRKAGERACQLMQQYAGGEVLQGVVEVNEIQLDEKKVEVSLPKVNMVLGTDLEVRDVEDILRRLQFNYENQDGLFSVTVPTRRWDIDIFEDMVEEIARLYGYDNLPFTLPQGASKGALTTRQNLKRNIRRYMEGKGLNEAITYSLTTEERSHKLVSLEISSKVEGPVGLAMPMSGEHSHLRLSILPELLASVQHNQARQIQDVALYEVGSIYVSGKKKVTAQPEENIRLAGVLTGFWVNHPVQQVRQPVDFYVAKGILEGLFDQLGTLNEIEFKAGEVGGMHPGQTALITLSGETIGFVGQLHPSEGKLYDLKNTFVFDVNLDKVIEQSQVELNYRPIPRHPAVSRDIALVVHEAVPAGKLIQTIREAGGELLVDTHVFDVYQGENVEAGSKSVAISITYQNPTQTLTEEEINTIHEKVLKAVSEKHQAVLRG; via the coding sequence ATGTTTGTTTCATTAAATTGGTTGAAGCGATACGTTGATATTGGGAATATACAGCCTGAAGAATTAGCAGAAAGAATTACAAAAACAGGAATTGAAGTGGAATCTGTTGAAAGAATTGCCGGACATATTGACCATCTAGTGGTAGGTCATGTTGTTTCCTGCGAGCAACATCCAAATGCAGACAAGTTAAAGTTATGCAAAGTTGATGTTGGAGAAGAAACACTCCAAATCATTTGTGGCGCTCCTAATGTGGCCCAAGGTCAAAAGGTGGCAGTAGCTAAAGCTGGAGCTAAGTTACCAGGTGGACTAAAAATAAAGAAAGCGAAGCTCCGTGGAGAAGAGTCCAATGGGATGATCTGTTCTATGCAAGAGCTCGGAGTAGATGCTAAATATGTTCCAGAAAAATACAAGGAAGGTATCTTTGTATTTCCTAAGGATACAGAGGTTGGTGCAGATGCTTCAGATCTATTAAATCTAGATGATGTGATCATTGAACTAGGGCTCACACCTAATCGTGCAGATGCTATGAGTATGCTAGGGGTAGCATATGAAGTTGCTGCAATTTTAGATACAGATGTAAAAATTCCTGAAATAACCTATCAAGAAACGACAGAAAAAGCTAGTGACTATATTGATGTTGAGGTTGCTGACAGAGAGGCCAACCCTTACTATGGAGCTTTTATCATTAAAAATGTAAAAATCGGCGAGTCTCCATTATGGATTCGTAATTCTCTAATTGCTGCAGGTATTCGACCAATTAATAATGTAGTCGATATTACGAACTATGTTTTGTTAGAATATGGGCAACCTCTCCATGCCTTCGATTATGATCGATTTGGTTCTAAAAAGGTACTTGTAAGAAGAGCGAACGAACAAGAAAAAATTGTTACTCTTGATGACGAGACTCGTACTTTATCTAAAGATCACCTGGTCATTACAAATAGTGAAGTTCCAGTAGCTATCGCAGGTGTAATGGGTGGAGCAGATTCAGAAGTGCAAGAAGATACAACAACAGTCTTACTAGAAGCTGCCCTATTCCGTCCGCAGGTTATTCGTCAAGGATCTAAGGACCATCAACTGAGAAGTGAGGCAAGTTCTCGATATGAAAAAGGAATAGATAAGGCTAGGGTAAGAAAAGCTGGTGAAAGAGCTTGCCAGTTAATGCAGCAATATGCTGGGGGAGAAGTTCTTCAAGGTGTAGTTGAAGTGAATGAAATCCAACTTGATGAGAAAAAGGTTGAAGTTTCTTTACCAAAAGTAAATATGGTGCTTGGAACTGATTTAGAAGTACGTGATGTGGAAGATATTTTAAGACGTCTCCAATTTAATTATGAAAATCAAGACGGTTTGTTTTCCGTTACGGTACCTACCAGAAGATGGGATATCGACATTTTTGAAGATATGGTTGAAGAAATTGCACGTTTATATGGATATGATAATCTTCCGTTTACCTTACCACAAGGGGCAAGTAAGGGTGCATTAACAACGAGACAGAACCTTAAGCGTAATATTCGTAGATATATGGAAGGGAAAGGTCTAAACGAAGCTATCACTTATTCCTTAACCACGGAAGAAAGGTCACATAAATTAGTTAGCCTTGAAATTTCTTCCAAAGTGGAAGGACCCGTTGGTTTAGCTATGCCAATGAGTGGGGAGCATAGTCATTTAAGATTGAGCATCCTTCCAGAACTACTAGCTAGTGTTCAACATAATCAGGCGCGTCAAATCCAAGATGTAGCCCTTTATGAAGTTGGTTCTATTTATGTTAGCGGAAAGAAAAAAGTCACTGCCCAACCTGAAGAGAATATTAGGTTAGCCGGTGTACTTACAGGTTTCTGGGTAAACCATCCCGTTCAACAGGTTCGTCAACCAGTAGATTTTTATGTGGCCAAAGGAATTCTTGAGGGATTGTTTGACCAGTTAGGCACTTTGAATGAAATAGAATTTAAGGCAGGAGAAGTTGGTGGAATGCATCCAGGTCAAACCGCTTTAATTACCTTAAGTGGAGAAACTATTGGGTTTGTTGGACAGCTTCATCCCTCAGAAGGTAAGTTATACGATTTAAAGAATACATTTGTTTTTGATGTTAATTTAGATAAGGTAATAGAACAATCACAAGTGGAACTAAATTACCGTCCAATTCCAAGGCATCCTGCTGTATCAAGAGATATTGCTTTAGTTGTTCATGAGGCAGTCCCTGCTGGAAAATTAATTCAAACGATCCGTGAAGCAGGGGGAGAATTGTTAGTTGATACACATGTGTTTGATGTGTATCAAGGGGAAAATGTGGAAGCAGGGAGCAAATCAGTAGCTATTTCAATAACCTATCAAAATCCAACTCAAACCCTTACGGAAGAAGAAATCAATACGATTCATGAAAAAGTATTAAAAGCAGTAAGTGAAAAACACCAAGCGGTATTAAGAGGATAA
- a CDS encoding endonuclease MutS2 produces the protein MNSRIYSVLEYDKILEKLQNHATSSLGKKEAKRLKPSTKVEEVIQWQEETDEGTQVLRIKGNVPLGGVFDIRPYIKRASIGGILSTSELVEIGSTLYASRQMKNFLEGIEEDELTLPHLREISEQINVLSNLEHQIKSCIDDHGHVMDGASDSLRTIRTKMRTLEGRIREKLVGYTRSHAKMLSDSIVTIRNERYVLPVKQEYRANFGGIVHDQSSSGATLYIEPQVIVDLNNQLQESKSQEKNEVERILRELSGFVATDSDFLSENVKQLTLLDFIFAKARFSREIRGAMPKINGSGQLKMLQARHPLIPIDEVVPNDIELGYDFTSIVITGPNTGGKTVTLKLIGLCTLMAQSGLQVPALDGCEMPVFENVFADIGDEQSIEQSLSTFSSHMTNIVEILKHVNHQTLALFDELGAGTDPQEGAALAMSILDEVVRKGARVVATTHYPELKAYGYNREGVVNASVEFDVSTLSPTYRLLIGVPGRSNAFEISKRLGLEEDIINKARGLTGTDSQSVENMIASLEQSTRQAEKDYEEAERVLKEAEQLRKEIQKNYLELEKRKEDLYRKAEEKAKKAIDQAREEAETIVAELREMKSNASLKEHEWIEARKQFDEAQPHLAQNKDEQVVKNHPPKALDVGDEVRVLSLGQQGTITDKISEKEYQVQIGMMKVKVKTKDLQQVKKEKPQETRPVASVKGSQHHVKPELDLRGERFEDAILELEKYVDDALLAGYPQVSIIHGKGTGALRKGVQEFAKKHRAIASTRLGSMNEGGSGVTIFELK, from the coding sequence ATGAATAGCCGCATATACTCTGTACTTGAATACGATAAAATTTTAGAGAAATTGCAAAATCACGCTACTTCTTCTTTAGGAAAAAAGGAAGCCAAAAGATTAAAACCATCGACTAAGGTAGAGGAAGTCATTCAGTGGCAGGAAGAAACTGATGAAGGCACCCAAGTCCTAAGAATAAAAGGGAATGTGCCATTGGGTGGGGTATTCGATATTCGTCCATATATCAAAAGAGCATCCATAGGTGGAATTCTATCTACAAGTGAATTAGTAGAGATTGGAAGCACTTTATATGCGAGCCGACAAATGAAAAACTTTTTGGAGGGTATCGAAGAGGACGAACTGACTTTACCTCATTTACGAGAAATAAGTGAGCAAATTAACGTTTTATCTAATTTGGAACATCAAATTAAGTCCTGCATCGATGACCATGGTCACGTCATGGATGGAGCATCTGATTCCTTACGAACTATTCGGACAAAAATGAGAACATTAGAAGGCCGTATACGAGAAAAATTAGTTGGATATACGAGAAGTCATGCAAAAATGCTCTCAGACTCCATCGTTACTATTCGAAATGAAAGATACGTATTACCTGTAAAACAGGAGTATCGTGCCAACTTCGGTGGGATTGTCCATGATCAATCTTCTTCTGGAGCAACGTTATATATAGAACCACAAGTGATTGTGGACTTAAATAACCAGTTACAAGAATCAAAATCCCAAGAAAAAAATGAAGTGGAACGAATTTTAAGGGAGTTATCAGGATTTGTTGCAACTGATTCCGATTTCCTTTCCGAAAATGTAAAGCAGTTGACTCTTTTAGACTTTATTTTTGCAAAGGCTCGTTTTTCCCGGGAAATAAGAGGAGCGATGCCGAAGATCAACGGAAGTGGTCAGTTGAAAATGCTTCAAGCAAGACATCCATTAATTCCGATAGATGAAGTTGTGCCTAATGACATTGAACTTGGGTATGACTTTACATCCATTGTTATTACAGGACCTAACACAGGAGGAAAAACCGTTACTCTTAAACTAATAGGACTTTGTACTTTAATGGCACAATCCGGTTTACAGGTACCAGCATTAGACGGATGTGAAATGCCAGTTTTTGAGAATGTTTTTGCTGATATTGGGGATGAACAATCCATTGAGCAAAGTTTAAGTACCTTTTCCTCACATATGACAAATATTGTAGAAATTTTAAAGCATGTTAATCATCAGACATTGGCTTTGTTTGACGAATTGGGTGCGGGAACGGACCCTCAAGAAGGTGCTGCTTTGGCAATGTCTATCTTAGATGAAGTTGTTCGTAAAGGGGCAAGGGTGGTTGCTACTACCCATTATCCAGAATTAAAGGCTTACGGGTATAACAGGGAAGGTGTAGTGAATGCTTCCGTAGAATTTGATGTGAGCACCTTAAGTCCAACATATCGTTTATTAATAGGTGTTCCTGGAAGAAGCAATGCTTTTGAAATATCTAAGAGGCTAGGTCTAGAAGAGGATATCATCAATAAGGCAAGAGGATTAACAGGAACAGATTCTCAAAGTGTTGAAAATATGATTGCTTCCCTAGAACAATCGACTAGACAAGCTGAAAAGGATTATGAAGAGGCTGAAAGAGTATTAAAAGAGGCAGAACAACTGCGTAAAGAAATTCAGAAAAACTACTTAGAACTGGAAAAGAGAAAAGAAGATCTTTATCGAAAGGCTGAAGAAAAAGCAAAGAAAGCTATTGATCAAGCAAGAGAAGAAGCAGAAACAATTGTTGCTGAATTACGTGAAATGAAATCGAATGCCTCATTGAAAGAACATGAATGGATTGAGGCAAGAAAGCAATTTGATGAAGCACAACCTCACCTTGCACAGAATAAAGATGAACAAGTCGTAAAGAATCACCCACCTAAAGCGTTGGATGTGGGAGATGAAGTGAGAGTTCTTTCTCTTGGACAACAAGGAACAATTACCGATAAAATAAGTGAAAAAGAATACCAAGTTCAAATTGGGATGATGAAGGTTAAAGTGAAGACTAAGGATTTACAACAGGTAAAAAAAGAGAAACCTCAAGAAACGAGGCCAGTTGCAAGTGTTAAAGGAAGCCAGCATCACGTTAAACCCGAACTAGATTTAAGAGGAGAGCGGTTTGAAGACGCTATTCTTGAATTGGAAAAGTATGTGGATGATGCCTTATTAGCTGGGTATCCACAAGTTTCTATTATTCATGGCAAAGGGACTGGCGCTCTTAGAAAGGGTGTACAAGAGTTTGCCAAAAAGCATCGAGCCATTGCTAGCACACGACTTGGTAGTATGAACGAGGGTGGAAGCGGAGTTACTATTTTTGAATTGAAATAG
- the polX gene encoding DNA polymerase/3'-5' exonuclease PolX — MHVNKKDVIRLLEKIAIFLELKGENTFKVSAYRKAAQALERDERSLYEIEDVTQMKGIGKGTAAVIKEYMETGKSETLQQLEKEVPEGLLPLLQLPGMGGKKVAKLYHELGVIDMASLKKVCESGKVASLAGFGEKTVGKILKSIEEAGKRPERFPIVFMLPIADHIQQVLSSITAIQRYSLAGSLRRGQETVKDLDFIISTENSDAVRTELLDKLAVKEIVANGDTKVSVIINDSYDVSIDFRLVSDDQFATTLHHFTGSKDHNVQMRKLAKEKGEKISEYGVENLESGEVITFSSEEDFFHHFGLDFIPPEIREGTDEVETYKNLEGNLISLEDIVSDLHMHTTFSDGAHSLEEMIQNAQSLGYYHLAITDHSKFLKVANGLDENRIRQQQKKIKEWNQEHSDFKVLSGTEMDILPDGSLDFDDDFLSSVDFVIGSIHSAFSQPKEQIMKRLRNAMENPHVDMIAHPTGRVLGRRTGYEIDVETLLKWATETKTIIELNANPNRLDLSWRYLRKAQEMGALIAINTDAHNIDMLKDMKLGVKMARKGWVRKETVVNTWSTEKLEEFLRTDKALR; from the coding sequence ATACATGTGAATAAAAAAGATGTGATTCGTCTATTAGAGAAAATAGCCATTTTTTTAGAGTTGAAAGGTGAAAATACATTTAAAGTTTCAGCCTATAGAAAAGCAGCACAGGCTTTGGAACGTGATGAACGGTCTTTATATGAGATTGAAGATGTGACACAAATGAAGGGAATTGGAAAAGGAACGGCAGCAGTAATCAAAGAGTACATGGAAACAGGAAAATCCGAAACATTACAACAGTTAGAGAAAGAGGTTCCCGAAGGACTACTTCCCCTATTACAATTACCAGGTATGGGAGGGAAAAAGGTAGCTAAACTTTATCATGAACTAGGTGTCATCGATATGGCAAGTCTGAAGAAAGTGTGTGAGTCTGGGAAAGTAGCATCTTTAGCAGGATTTGGAGAGAAAACAGTAGGTAAAATCTTAAAAAGCATTGAAGAGGCAGGCAAAAGGCCAGAAAGATTTCCTATCGTGTTTATGCTTCCGATTGCTGATCATATCCAACAAGTTTTATCCTCCATCACGGCTATTCAGCGATATAGTTTAGCGGGTAGTTTAAGAAGAGGCCAGGAAACAGTGAAAGATTTAGATTTTATTATATCTACAGAAAATAGTGATGCAGTTAGGACTGAACTTTTAGATAAACTGGCTGTAAAAGAGATTGTTGCAAATGGGGACACAAAAGTCTCCGTCATTATAAATGATAGCTATGATGTATCAATTGATTTTCGTTTAGTTTCCGATGATCAATTTGCAACAACCTTACATCATTTTACTGGATCTAAAGATCATAATGTTCAAATGCGAAAGCTAGCAAAAGAAAAAGGAGAGAAAATAAGTGAGTACGGAGTGGAAAATCTTGAGTCAGGAGAAGTGATCACTTTCTCTTCTGAAGAAGATTTTTTTCATCATTTTGGGTTGGATTTTATCCCTCCAGAAATTAGAGAAGGAACAGATGAAGTAGAAACATATAAGAATCTGGAAGGCAATCTCATTTCCCTTGAGGATATTGTTAGTGATCTTCACATGCATACGACATTCAGTGACGGTGCCCATTCGCTAGAGGAAATGATTCAAAATGCTCAATCCCTAGGTTACTATCATTTAGCCATTACTGATCATTCCAAATTCCTCAAGGTTGCCAATGGACTTGACGAAAATAGAATCAGGCAACAGCAAAAAAAAATAAAAGAGTGGAATCAAGAACATTCTGATTTTAAGGTTCTTTCAGGTACAGAAATGGATATATTACCTGATGGAAGTCTTGATTTTGATGATGATTTTCTATCATCAGTTGATTTTGTCATAGGTTCTATACACTCTGCTTTTAGTCAGCCTAAAGAACAAATCATGAAGCGATTACGTAACGCAATGGAGAATCCCCATGTCGACATGATTGCCCATCCTACAGGAAGAGTCCTTGGAAGAAGAACAGGATATGAAATCGATGTGGAAACCCTGCTCAAATGGGCAACAGAAACAAAAACGATTATCGAATTAAATGCAAATCCTAATCGTTTAGATCTTTCTTGGAGATATCTGAGAAAAGCACAAGAGATGGGTGCATTAATTGCGATTAACACCGATGCACATAATATTGATATGTTAAAAGATATGAAACTTGGAGTGAAGATGGCACGTAAAGGTTGGGTAAGGAAAGAAACGGTCGTAAACACTTGGTCTACAGAAAAACTAGAGGAGTTTTTAAGAACGGATAAAGCATTACGTTAA
- the rnhC gene encoding ribonuclease HIII, which produces MSQTVILVHKQQIENIKKYYSSNLQPTPSGAIFRAKTKTCTITAYKSGKVLFQGTGHEIEARRWQSNDLSSNKSTNKTSSAKAKHSYYPPSTIFTSNHMGTDEAGTGDYFGPITVAAVYVTQEQVPFLREIGVQDSKNLKDPKITEIAKKIVKEKLPYSLVKLHNPQYNDLQVKGWSQGKMKTILHYYAIQKLMKKIDPIKPEAILVDQFSEPGVFIRHLQSEKHSLPENIYFMTKAESYSIAVAAASIIARASFVLEMDRLSEEAGLYLPKGASRKVDETASTLIKEKGRESLQQYAKVHFANTTKAEAYL; this is translated from the coding sequence ATGTCACAAACTGTCATACTCGTACATAAACAACAGATAGAAAACATAAAAAAATACTACTCATCTAATTTACAACCTACCCCATCAGGGGCGATTTTTCGAGCAAAAACTAAGACCTGCACCATCACGGCGTATAAATCGGGAAAGGTCTTATTTCAGGGTACCGGTCATGAAATTGAAGCTAGAAGATGGCAAAGCAATGACCTGTCTTCAAACAAATCAACCAACAAAACTTCCTCAGCAAAAGCAAAACATTCTTATTACCCACCCTCAACCATCTTTACTAGTAATCATATGGGGACAGACGAAGCAGGTACGGGTGATTATTTTGGACCTATTACGGTTGCGGCAGTCTATGTCACTCAAGAGCAAGTACCTTTTTTAAGGGAAATTGGTGTTCAGGACTCTAAAAATCTAAAGGATCCTAAAATTACAGAGATAGCAAAAAAAATAGTGAAAGAAAAATTACCCTATTCTCTTGTGAAACTCCATAATCCTCAGTATAATGACCTGCAAGTTAAAGGCTGGTCACAAGGGAAAATGAAAACAATCTTGCATTACTATGCGATTCAAAAACTGATGAAAAAAATAGATCCAATAAAACCGGAGGCGATTTTAGTCGATCAATTTTCTGAACCTGGAGTATTCATCCGGCATCTTCAGTCAGAGAAGCATTCCTTACCAGAAAATATATATTTTATGACAAAGGCAGAAAGCTACTCTATAGCAGTTGCAGCAGCGTCAATCATTGCAAGGGCAAGTTTTGTTCTTGAAATGGACCGCTTATCAGAAGAAGCAGGATTATACCTTCCAAAAGGTGCCTCACGGAAAGTTGATGAGACCGCTTCAACATTGATCAAGGAAAAAGGCAGGGAAAGTTTGCAACAATACGCAAAAGTCCATTTCGCCAACACAACAAAAGCAGAAGCCTATTTATAA
- a CDS encoding long-chain-fatty-acid--CoA ligase has translation MENRPWLTHYPEAIPKTIEYLEQPLQEFLKTTALEFPKKKALYFEGKEVTFEEVYKSSKQVASFLQSKGLEKGERVAIMLPNCPQSVISYYGVLLAGGVVVQTNPLYTERELEYQIRDSGAKFIVCLDLLFSRVENVMKKTDLSNAIVCSVKEYLPFPKNLLYPFVQKKQAGEAIKVEENEQIHVWGSVMNSSPNYEPVEINPKEDLAILQYTGGTTGNPKGVMLTHYNLVSNTQMCDAWLYKSERGKETTLAILPFFHVYGMTTVMNLSIMNGSKMVLLPKFEALQVLKMIEKTRPTLFPGAPTIYIALLNHPELSNYDLSSIQACISGSAPLPTEVQSRFEKVTGGRLVEGYGLTETSPVTHSNFLWDQRVNGSIGVPWPDTDAKIVQMDSQEEVEVGEVGELIVRGPQVMKGYWNRPEETEMVLQDGWLRTGDLGYMNEDGYFFIVDRKKDIIIAGGYNIYPREVEEVLYEHEQVQEVVIAGIPDPYRGETVKAYVVPKEGEILNEGELDAFCRERLAAYKVPKIYEFRDELPKTAVGKILRRALIDEEKEKLDQQMEKVEP, from the coding sequence ATGGAAAATCGACCTTGGTTAACCCATTATCCTGAGGCCATTCCAAAAACAATAGAGTATTTGGAACAGCCTTTGCAGGAATTTTTAAAGACAACGGCTTTAGAATTCCCAAAAAAGAAAGCGCTTTATTTCGAGGGAAAGGAAGTTACATTTGAAGAAGTTTACAAATCCTCTAAACAGGTGGCATCTTTCTTACAAAGTAAGGGGCTTGAAAAGGGTGAACGAGTAGCCATCATGCTACCTAACTGTCCACAGTCAGTTATTAGTTATTATGGGGTTTTGTTAGCAGGAGGTGTTGTAGTCCAAACGAATCCGTTATATACAGAAAGGGAACTAGAATATCAAATTAGGGATTCTGGGGCGAAATTTATTGTGTGTTTGGATTTACTATTCTCAAGAGTTGAAAATGTAATGAAAAAAACTGATTTATCAAATGCTATTGTGTGTAGTGTAAAGGAATATTTGCCTTTCCCAAAAAACCTGTTATATCCATTTGTACAGAAAAAGCAAGCAGGAGAAGCAATTAAAGTGGAAGAAAATGAACAAATTCATGTATGGGGTAGTGTCATGAATAGTTCACCAAATTACGAACCAGTGGAGATTAATCCTAAAGAAGATCTGGCTATTCTCCAGTACACTGGGGGAACAACTGGGAATCCAAAGGGAGTTATGCTGACCCACTACAATCTCGTGTCTAACACTCAAATGTGTGATGCATGGCTTTATAAGAGTGAAAGAGGGAAGGAGACAACACTTGCCATTTTACCTTTCTTTCATGTTTATGGAATGACCACGGTTATGAATCTTTCTATTATGAATGGTTCAAAAATGGTACTCCTACCAAAGTTTGAAGCTCTTCAAGTGCTAAAAATGATAGAAAAAACAAGACCTACTTTATTTCCTGGAGCACCGACCATATATATAGCTCTATTAAACCATCCAGAATTATCTAATTATGACCTATCTTCAATTCAAGCATGTATTAGTGGTTCAGCGCCATTACCTACTGAGGTCCAAAGTCGCTTTGAAAAAGTAACAGGTGGAAGGTTGGTAGAAGGATACGGTTTAACAGAAACCTCACCAGTCACTCATTCTAATTTCTTATGGGATCAGAGGGTGAATGGAAGCATAGGTGTACCATGGCCAGATACCGATGCAAAAATAGTTCAGATGGACAGTCAGGAAGAAGTTGAAGTAGGTGAAGTTGGAGAATTAATTGTCAGAGGACCCCAAGTGATGAAAGGCTATTGGAATAGGCCAGAGGAGACAGAAATGGTTTTACAGGACGGCTGGCTGAGAACAGGAGATTTGGGGTATATGAATGAAGATGGCTATTTCTTTATTGTGGACCGAAAAAAGGATATAATCATTGCAGGAGGATATAATATATATCCAAGAGAAGTGGAAGAGGTTCTCTACGAGCATGAACAGGTACAGGAAGTTGTTATCGCAGGTATCCCTGACCCTTATCGCGGAGAAACTGTAAAAGCGTATGTTGTTCCTAAAGAAGGAGAAATCCTTAATGAAGGGGAATTAGATGCTTTTTGCAGAGAACGATTAGCAGCATACAAGGTACCCAAGATTTATGAGTTTAGGGATGAGCTTCCAAAGACGGCTGTTGGTAAGATTTTAAGAAGGGCACTTATTGATGAAGAAAAAGAGAAGTTGGATCAACAGATGGAAAAAGTTGAGCCGTAA